A region of the Serinicoccus profundi genome:
GGTGGCCGAGGAGCTGCTCGCCGCGCTCGCCACCATCTCGCTCGACTGACGCCTCAGGGCCAGAGCAGCGGCGTCAGCCCGACCGTCACGACGATCACCATGATCGTCAGGACCCACCCGAGTCGGGCGTAGTCGGTGAAGCGGTACCCACCGGGGCCGTAGACCATCATGTTGGTCTGGTAGCCGATCGGGGAGAGGAAGGACGCCGAGGCGGCCACCGCCACCGCGATCGCCGCACCCCGCGGGTCGAGGCCCACCGACTCGGCGGTGGCCACGGCCACCGGCAGCATGAGCAGCGCGGCGGCGTTGTTGGTCACGAGCTCGGTGAGCACGATGGTGGCCAGCACCAGACCGAGCAGCACCCCGACGGTGCCGAAGGTGCCGAGCGAGGCCACGAGCGCACCCGACAGCGCCTGCGCCAGCCCGGACACCTGCATCGCGCTCGCCAGCCCGAAGGCCGCCGCGATGACGAGGATGACGTCGAGGTCGACGGCCCGGCGGGCCTCCTGGGCCGAGAGCACCCCGGTGAGCACGAGCGCCACCGCGCCGAGCAGGGAACCCTGCAGGATGGGCAGGACGCCCACCGCGGCCAGCCCCACGACCAGGGCGAGGATCGTCACCGGGATCCAGGCGCGCGGGGTCGCGGTAGGTGGGGAGCCGTCGAGGCCCGCGATGAGCAGGAAGTCGGAGTGGTCGCGCCAGCGCCGCCGGAAGTCGGGGTCCGAGACGACGATGAGGGTGTCGCCCAGGCGGATGGTCTGCGAGCCGAGCTTGCCGTCGACCAGGTGGCCCGAGCGGTGGATGCCGACCACGGCGGCCTGGTAGGTCGCCCGGAAGCCCGACTCGCGCAGCGTCCTCCCGACGAGTGGCGACTGCGAGCCGACGACCACCTCGAAGTACTTCGCGGTCTGGCTCTGCAGGTCCAGCACATGCTCCAGCTCGGCCGAGCGCAGCCCGGGCATGAGCTGTGCGTCGACCACCTTGCTCACCGAGCCGACGAAGTGGAGGCGGTTGCCGCCACGCAGCACCGTGTCGGGTCGCACCGGCGCGATGACGGTGTCCCCGCGGTCCACCGAGACGAGGAAGAGCCCGGGCAGCGAGCGTAGCTTGGCCTCCTCGACGGTGCGGCCGTCCACCGGCCCGCCGGGCTGCACGATCATCTCGATGGAGAACCTCCTGCCCTCGCTCTCCAGCTCCTCTCGTGCAGAGCGCCGCGCCGGCAGCAGCCGCGGAGAGAGGACCACGAGGGCCAGCAGACCGATCACTGCGATCGGCAGGCCCAGCCGACCGATCTCAAAGAACCCGATCTCTGCCAGCCCGAGCTCGGCCATCTGGCCGGAGACCACGAGGTTGGTGGAGGTGCCGATGACGGTGAGCAGACCGCCGAGGACGGCGGCGAACGAGATCGGCATGAGGAACTTGCTGGCCGAGAGGCCCCGCCTCTCGCACCAGGCGGTCACCTGCGGGATGAGCATGGCCACGATGGGGGTGTTGTTGAGCAGGGCCGAGGCACCCACGGTGGGGGTCAGCACCCGTAGCAGCGGCAGCCGGTAGGTCCCGCGGTCACCCAGGGTCCGTTGCATCACCGGGGCCAGGGCCCCGGTCTTCTCGATCCCGGCCGCGACGACATACAGCGCCGCGACGGTGATCGGGGCGGGGTTGGAGAAGCCGGTGAAGGCCTCCGCAGGGGTGATGACGCCACCCACCAGGAGGGCGATCACCCCTCCCAGCACCACCACCCACGGGCTCGTCCGCTGACGCACGAGCGCCGCCAGGACTCCGATGAGGACCACCACGGTGATCCACGCGTCGAGCGACACGGTCACGCCCTCTCTCTCGGCCCCACGATCTTGCGGGCTGCTTGCGCTTTCACAAAATTCTCGTCAGGAGACGCCACAGGAGCTCACTCACGTCACACGACGGTGGCGCACGGGTTAACGTCGTTGGCCGAGGCGCCCGTGAAGTGCCTCCTCGCATCATCCCGTGAGTTGTCCCCCCGAAGGAATTTGTCCCGTCATGACCCTGTCTTCACCGTCCTGCCCACGCCCCCGATCGTGGCTCCTCCTGTGGCTCGCGACCGCTCTCGTCGCCACTCTCGCCCTCACCGCGCTGCCCGGAACGGCCCAGGCCGCCGGCCTGGTCCGCAACGGCTCCTTCGACGAGGGGACGCGGTACTGGCGGACCAACGGCTCGGCCGAGGTGCTGCGCACCGAGAGCTTCTCGGGCAACCCGGCCGCCGTCCTCACGTCCACCACGCAGCGGCACACCGTGCTCAACGACGCGACCAACTCGGTGGCGGACACCGGCTCCACCGGCGCGACCTACCGGCTGAGCGCCCGCGTCCGGGGGACCTCCGGCACCGACGGAGCCCTCCGCCTGCGTGAGGTGGGCGCCACGGGCACCCGTGAGCACCAGAAGGCCTTCGAGCTGACCGGTTCGTGGCAGACGGTGAGCCTGCCCATCACCACGACCCGCTCCGGGGCGAGCCTCGACGTCAATGTCGTCGCGTGGAACCTGGCTCCCGGTGAGCGGCTCGTCGTCGACGACGTGACCCTGACGAGGACGACCACGGCGCTCCCCGCCCCGGAGCCCTGCACCGGCCGGGTCCCTGACACGACCCTCTTCGGCGCCTCGATGACGACCTCGGGCATCAGCGCCGAGGACTCGCTGGAGCGCCTCGACCAGGCCTTCGGCACCCTCCCCGTCGTCCGGATCTTCGACCCGGGTCTGCCCTTCGAGTGGAGCCACGCCCGCAACGACCTGCTCGAGGGTCGGACGATGGTCATGTCCTTCCGTCCCATGCCCCAGGACGTCCTCGCGGGTCGACACGACGCCTTCTTCCGACGGTGGTTCGCCCAGGCCCCGGAGGACCGGACGATCTACTGGTCCTACATCCACGAGCCGGAGCCCCTCATCAAGAGCGGCCGTTTCACCGCCACGCAGTACAAGGCGGCCTGGCGTCGGATCGAGGCGCTCGCCGACGAGGCGTGCAAGCCCAACATGTTCTCCACCCTCATCCTCACCGGCTGGACGGCCATCCCGGCCTCCGGGCGCGACTACCGCGACTACGACGCCGGCCGTGACGTCATCGACGTGCTCGCGTGGGACCCCTACAACGGTGCCTCGGACCCCGACCGCGACTACTACTCCCCGGTCTCGGAGTTCATGGCTCCGGCCGTCCAGACGTCCATCGCGGACGGGCGCCCGTGGGGCATCGCGGAGACGGGCAGCCGCCTGGTGCCCGGCGACGACGGGCAGGGACGCGCGGCGTGGCTGCGCTCCGTGGCCGAGTATGCCGTGCGGCACGACGCGCAGTTCGTCACCTACTTCCAGTCCACCCGGGACGGCGACTGGCGGCTCAACGACAGGTACTCGCGCGCCGTCTGGCGGGAGTTCGTCGCCCGGTGACGGCGGGCCGGCTCAGCAGGAGGTCTCGGCCTCGAACGCCTGGTCCACCGCGACCCACCGTCCGTCGACGAACTCCAGGCTGAAGATGCTGCGCACCCGCTGCTCGGCCTCGGGGTCGGTGAGCGACTCGCCGTTGGCGTCGAGACGCGTCACCGGCGAGTAGTCGAGGCATACCTCGACGCGTGCGACCGCCGGTGTGGACTCCTCGTCGACCTCGAGGACTGAGGAGCTGACCAGCTCCGGCGTGCCTTCCTGGGTCCAGCCGTTCTCGGTGTACTCCAGGACCGTGGACTCCACGTCGCTCAGCAGGTTGCCCCCGGTCACCGAGACCACGGCGTCCCAGTCGACCTCGGTGGGGACGGTGAGCGCCTCGCTGCTCACGTCGATGACGGGATCGACGAGGTCTGCCGCGGCCTCGTCCTGGGCGACCTGCTCGGGCGAGGCCGTGGCGGCGACGTCATCGCGGGGCGTGGCACCCTCCGCGTCCGTCACCGGGGCCTCGCTCACGGTCTCGCCATCGGTGGCGCTCACGGTGTCCTCGGTTGGGGCGGCGGTCTCCCCCGTCCCGGTCGCCGTCGCATCCGGCTCGGCCGACCCGGTGGACGAGGAAGGCGGGTCGGCCGCCTGCTCGTCACCCCCGTCGCGCGTGAGCGCCCAGACCAGCAGGACCGCTGCCACCAGCACCGCGGCCACGATCCAGACCCGACCACCGCGCATGTCCGCCTCCTGAGAGCTTGGGTCTCGTACCCTACTCTCGTGGTCTGCCTCGGCGGCCATCCGTCGGACCGCCGATCAACGGCCACCCCTTCCCCCAGGACAGGTACCCATGAGTCGCGCCACCACCTCCGCCGGAGGGATGGGTTCGGTCGCTCGTGGCGGCGCGTTCGCGCTCGCCGGTTCGGTCGTGAGCGCGGTGATGGGACTCCTCCTGGTCGTCGTGCTGGGACGCACGCTGGGGACCGCCGGTGCGGGGGTCGTCTTCCAGGCCATCGCTGCCTTCACCATCGCGATGAGCCTCGCGAGATTCGGCCTGGACACCACCGCCGTCTGGCTTCTCCCCCGCCTCCGGACTGAGGCCCCCCACCTCATGCGGGCGGCCGTGGTGCGTCTGCTCGCGCCGGCCTTCGCCATGGGCGTCCTCGGCGCAGGGGCACTGCTCCTCCTGAGTCGGCTGGTTGGTGCCGACAACGACCTGCTCGCCGACAGCCTGGTGGGGATGGCGTGGGCGCTCCCGCTCGCCGGGGTGGCCCTGGTCGGTCTGGCGGCGACGCGCGCCCTCGGTGGTGTGCGGACCTTCGTCACGGTGCAGAACATCGCCATACCCACGGCTCGTCCGGTGCTCGCCTGGGCGGTGACCCTCGCCGGGGGCGGAGCGGTCGCCGTGGCCGTCTCCTGGGTCGCGCCCCTCCCCCTCGCGGCCGGCGTGGCGCTGCTGATCCTGGCCCGGCAGCTGCGCCGGGTCCTCGGCGACACCGAGGACCTCGGCTCGCCGGAGCCGGGGGCCTCTCTCAACCGTCGCATCTGGGGATACACCGCGCCCCGCGCCGTGTCCGCCGTGCTCGAGGAGTCGATGCGGTGGTTGGACGTCCTGCTGGTCGGCCTGCTGGCCGGCCCCTCGGCCGCCGGGCTCTACGGCGCGGCCACGAGGTTCACGAATGCCGGCATGATCCTCAGCACGTCGCTGCGGATCGTGGTGGCGCCGATGTACAGCCGCCACCTCGGCGCGAAGGACCTACGAGCCGCCGACGGGCTCTACTCCGTGACGACGATCTGGATCATCGCTTTCAGCGTCCCCATCTACCTCGTGCTGGCGCTCTTCGGCGGATCCATGATCGGCCTGCTGGGGCAGGACTTCCGCGAGGGGGCGCCGGCCCTGGGCATCCTTGCGGGGGGTATGGCCATGGTCCTGACCGCCGGCAACATCCAGTCGGTGCTCCTCATGAGCGGGTACAGCTCCCTCGCGGCCCTCAACAAGCTCGCCGCGGTCGCGGTCAACGTCACCCTGCTCTTCCTCCTGGTGCCACCGCTCGGGATCGTCGGCGCCGCGCTCGCGTGGGTCGCCGGGATGGTGGTCGACACCGTGCTCGCCATCACGCAGGTGCACCGCAAGGTCGGGGTCAGACCCCTGCCGCGAGCCGTGCTGGCCGTCCTGGCGACGACCGTTTTGACGTTCGGGACACCCGCCCTGATACTGCGACTAAGCATCGGCGACACCGTGACGGCGATGCTGAGCGGGGCGGCCCTGGGAGTGGTATGCCTCGTGATCGTCATGTGGCGCGCCCCGCGGCTGTTCCAGCTCGCGGACCTGGCCTCGATCATCACGGCACGAAAGGGGACATGACGTGGACACCGTCCAGCTGACCGCTCTGAAGTCACGAGTTCCGAGGTGGGCGCTCGACGCGGCCAACGGGGCGTCCCGTCTCGGCGGCCTGGCGACCTCGCCGAACCGGCCGATGCCGGACTTCCTCGTCATCGGCACGAAGCGTGGGGGCACGACCTCGCTCTTCAACTACCTCATCCAGCACCCGGGCATCCTCGCGCTCTACCCCCAGCCGCGTGGTCGCAAGAGCACCGACTACTACTTCGCCGACTCAGGCAGGTCCCCGCGGTGGTACCGCTCCCACTTCCACACCGAGACCTTCCGGCGCGTGCTCGCCTCCCGCCTCGGGTACCGCCCGCAGAGCTTCGAAGCCTCCCCCTACTAC
Encoded here:
- a CDS encoding carbohydrate binding domain-containing protein encodes the protein MTLSSPSCPRPRSWLLLWLATALVATLALTALPGTAQAAGLVRNGSFDEGTRYWRTNGSAEVLRTESFSGNPAAVLTSTTQRHTVLNDATNSVADTGSTGATYRLSARVRGTSGTDGALRLREVGATGTREHQKAFELTGSWQTVSLPITTTRSGASLDVNVVAWNLAPGERLVVDDVTLTRTTTALPAPEPCTGRVPDTTLFGASMTTSGISAEDSLERLDQAFGTLPVVRIFDPGLPFEWSHARNDLLEGRTMVMSFRPMPQDVLAGRHDAFFRRWFAQAPEDRTIYWSYIHEPEPLIKSGRFTATQYKAAWRRIEALADEACKPNMFSTLILTGWTAIPASGRDYRDYDAGRDVIDVLAWDPYNGASDPDRDYYSPVSEFMAPAVQTSIADGRPWGIAETGSRLVPGDDGQGRAAWLRSVAEYAVRHDAQFVTYFQSTRDGDWRLNDRYSRAVWREFVAR
- a CDS encoding SLC13 family permease, whose amino-acid sequence is MTVSLDAWITVVVLIGVLAALVRQRTSPWVVVLGGVIALLVGGVITPAEAFTGFSNPAPITVAALYVVAAGIEKTGALAPVMQRTLGDRGTYRLPLLRVLTPTVGASALLNNTPIVAMLIPQVTAWCERRGLSASKFLMPISFAAVLGGLLTVIGTSTNLVVSGQMAELGLAEIGFFEIGRLGLPIAVIGLLALVVLSPRLLPARRSAREELESEGRRFSIEMIVQPGGPVDGRTVEEAKLRSLPGLFLVSVDRGDTVIAPVRPDTVLRGGNRLHFVGSVSKVVDAQLMPGLRSAELEHVLDLQSQTAKYFEVVVGSQSPLVGRTLRESGFRATYQAAVVGIHRSGHLVDGKLGSQTIRLGDTLIVVSDPDFRRRWRDHSDFLLIAGLDGSPPTATPRAWIPVTILALVVGLAAVGVLPILQGSLLGAVALVLTGVLSAQEARRAVDLDVILVIAAAFGLASAMQVSGLAQALSGALVASLGTFGTVGVLLGLVLATIVLTELVTNNAAALLMLPVAVATAESVGLDPRGAAIAVAVAASASFLSPIGYQTNMMVYGPGGYRFTDYARLGWVLTIMVIVVTVGLTPLLWP
- a CDS encoding polysaccharide biosynthesis C-terminal domain-containing protein, with the translated sequence MSRATTSAGGMGSVARGGAFALAGSVVSAVMGLLLVVVLGRTLGTAGAGVVFQAIAAFTIAMSLARFGLDTTAVWLLPRLRTEAPHLMRAAVVRLLAPAFAMGVLGAGALLLLSRLVGADNDLLADSLVGMAWALPLAGVALVGLAATRALGGVRTFVTVQNIAIPTARPVLAWAVTLAGGGAVAVAVSWVAPLPLAAGVALLILARQLRRVLGDTEDLGSPEPGASLNRRIWGYTAPRAVSAVLEESMRWLDVLLVGLLAGPSAAGLYGAATRFTNAGMILSTSLRIVVAPMYSRHLGAKDLRAADGLYSVTTIWIIAFSVPIYLVLALFGGSMIGLLGQDFREGAPALGILAGGMAMVLTAGNIQSVLLMSGYSSLAALNKLAAVAVNVTLLFLLVPPLGIVGAALAWVAGMVVDTVLAITQVHRKVGVRPLPRAVLAVLATTVLTFGTPALILRLSIGDTVTAMLSGAALGVVCLVIVMWRAPRLFQLADLASIITARKGT